Part of the Fodinicola acaciae genome is shown below.
CGATCGGGAAAGGATTTCCGGTGCGCTCGGTCACCGAGCGAATCCGGCCGGAGACCTGACATGAGCAGCCGGGAGCCGCCATTACCGGCATATGACCTGGTCTTCCCCGGTTTCGCCGCACTGTCCGGGTGCGGACAGTCCCACCGGGCTTACGTAACGGAGCGGGGTGGGCGTTAGAGTGTCTGCGGCCCACCCCACGGGTTACCGTCTGCTCTTCGGTGCCATGTGCCGAATGTGGTCACAGTCGTAACGGGAGGGATCACCGCCGCGATGGATGGGAAGGACGGCGAGCGCGAGCTCAGTGCCATCGCCGCCCGCGCCGCCGCGGACGACTCCGAGGCGATCGGCGAGTTGCTTACTCGCATCCGGCCAATGGTGGTCCGCTACTGCAGGGCTCGCCTGGGTCGCACCGGTGGCGGCGCGTACACGACAGCGGACGACGTGGCTCAGGAGGTGTGCATCGCGGTGATGTCCGCCCTTCCCCGCTATCGCGATGTCGGCCGCCCGTTCAGCGCGTTCGTCTTCGGGATCGCCTCGCACAAGGTGTCCGACGCGCACCGTGGTGCCAGCCGTGACCTCAGCCAGCCGGTCGAGGTGTTGCCCGACGTGATCGACTCCGCCAACGACCCGGAGCAGGCCGCCCTCGCCGCCGACCGGGCCGCGCGCGTACACGAGCTGCTCAACACGCTGTCCGACATCCAGCGCGAGGTCGTGCTGCTCCGAGTGGCCGTCGGCCTGTCCGCCGAGGAGGCCGGCGCGGTGCTCGGCATGTCGCCGGGCGCCGTACGGGTGGCGCAGCACCGGGCCCTCAACCGGCTGCGCGACATGGTGCAGTCCAGCGCCGACGAGGTGCCGGCATGAGCTTCCACGACGGCAACCGCGCGCGCCGCGGCCGCAACCCACTGGACATTCGTGCGCTCAACCGCGACGAGTCGCTGTTCACCGCGCTCGGCCAGGGCGAGCGGCCGAAGAGCGTCGACGGCGACCCGGTCGTCGACCTGCTCTACCGCTGGCGTGCCGACCTGGAGGCCGGCGCCAGCAACACCATCGAGATCTCCGCGCCGGACTCCGGCGTCCGTGGCCCGCACAGCCATCGGCCGGTCCGCCGCACGTCCCGGCTGCTGACCAAGGCCGGCCGGCGGATCATCGTGGCCGCCGCCGCGTTGGTGATCGGCCTCGGCTCGGTCGGCGGCGTCGCCGCTGCCACCGGCGCTGGTCCGGACAGCACGTTCTGGCCGGTCGCGCTCGCGCTGAACACCGAGCGCGCGCGTTCGGTGCAGGCGGCCAAGGACGTGACCGGCCTGCTGGACGCCGCCGAGGCGGAGATCAAGAGTGGCCAGCTCGACCAGGCCGCCGACAAGCTCAGCCAGGCCCGCCAGCTGCTGCCGGTGGTGCAGGACGTCGACCAGGGCCGGCAGCTGCGCCAGCGGCAGAGCGACCTGAACGACCAGCTGATCAAGGCGCGCGCCGACCGGTCCAACGGCACTGGCCAGGGTGGCAAGTCGACCGGTTCGGGCACCAGCTCCGGCAACGGCCGCCAGACGCCCGGCGCCAAGCCGGACCCGTCGCAGAGCCAGCGCTCGCACCGGCCGACACCGTCCGGCAGCGCGCCGTCGTCGCCGACGACCTCACCGACCCCGAGCGGCTCCGGCACCGCCGGACCCGGGACGGCCAACCCCGTACCAAGCTGACAACCCTCGCGAGGGGTGGCCTTCCGGCGGTCGTCGCGCGTACGTCCGCCGTCAAAACGTCACCTTCGTGACGGTCGTCGGAAGTGTCGTACGCGGCGAGGACTCTGGTTTCGGGGGCCCAAAAATCAGTCGTCGTGGTGACCGGAGCCCAAGCTGTCCTGCACGCCGTCGGCATAGCCGCGCGCGTAGTCGAAGGTGACGTAGTGCGCCGGATCCGGGTTGTACGCCGGCTCGTGCACGCGGCTCTCGCCGACCTCCAGCAGGTGGCGCAGGTTGGCGCGGAGCAGGTGCCAGCCGAAGTAGTGCGGGATCTGGCAGTCCTGGCAGTCGACGACCACGCCGCGATAGCCGCGGGGAGCGAGCAGCGCCTCGTAGACCTCCAGGTCGGACAGGTCGTCCAGCACGTCCTGCCGCTCCGCCGGGCTCAGCGGCAACGCCTGCTCCGGCTCCGGGTCGTCGATGGCCCGGGCCGGGTCGGCGGGATCGCCGGCGAACGGGTCGATCGGCTCCTCGTGCACACCACCACCGTAGTCGGCGCGCCAACCGGCGTTGTCTCAGGGCCTTTCGTGGGTCGGCCGCGGAGTCGCCCCACCCGCACCAGGCGCACGTAGGGCGCCCCCGCGGTCGTACGCGCCGGGAGACCAAGCGCACGTCACGGGGCCGGTCACGGCGTCGCTACGATGGATCTACATCCAGCCAGAGCCGACCGGAAACGAGAATCGCTGAACATGGCTGAACACACGCGGGACTTCCCACCGGTGCCTGACATGGACCTGCCGATCGGTCTCACCTTCGACGACGTCCTGCTGCTGCCGGCGGAGAGTCACATCGCGCCGAGCGCCGCCGACACCACGACCAGGCTGACCCGCGAGATCTCGTTGCGCATCCCGTTGCTGTCCTCGGCGATGGACACCGTGACCGAGGCGCGGATGGCGATCGCGATGGCGCGCCAGGGTGGCATCGGCGTGCTGCATCGCAACCTGTCCGCCGAGGACCAGGCGTCCCAGGCCGACCTGGTGAAGCGGTCCGAGGCCGGCATGGTCTCCAACCCGATCACCTGCTCGCCGGACGACACGCTCGCCGACGTCGACCGGCTGTGCGCCAAGTTCCGCATCTCCGGCGTGCCGGTGGTCGAGGGAGGTGGCGTCCTGGTCGGCATCGTGACCAACCGCGACATGCGCTTCGAGACCGACTTCGCGCGTACGGTCCGCGAGGTCATGACACCGATGCCGCTGGTCACCGCGCCGGTCGGGGTCGCCGCCGACGAGGCGCTCGCGTTGCTGCGCCAGCACAAGGTCGAGAAGCTGCCGCTGGTCGACGAGAACGGCCGGCTGTCCGGCATGATCACCGTCAAGGACTTCGCCAAGCGCGAGGCCTATCCGCTGGCCACCAAGGACGGCTCCGGCCGGCTGATGGTCGCCGCCGCGGTCGGTGTCGGCGACGACGCTTACAAGCGCTCTCGCCTGCTGGTCGACGCCGGTGTCGACGTACTCATCGTGGACACCGCACACGGCCACTCGCAGGCGGTGCTGGACATGGTGGCGCTGCTCAAGCGGGAGACCGAGGTCCAGGTCATCGGCGGCAACGTGGCGACCGAGGAAGGCGCGCGGGCGCTGGTCGACGCCGGTGCCGACGCGGTCAAGGTCGGTGTCGGCCCCGGTTCGATCTGTACGACCCGGGTGGTCGCCGGTGTCGGCGTGCCGCAGGTCACCGCGATCAACAACGCGGCCAAGGCGGCCCGGCCGGCCGGTGTGCCGGTGATCGGCGACGGCGGCATCACCTCCTCCGGCGACATCGCGAAGGCGCTGGTCGCCGGTGCCGACACGGTCATGCTCGGCTCGCTGCTGGCCGGTGTCGCGGAGAGCCCCGGCGAGCTGATCTTCATCAACGGCAAGCAGTTCAAGGCCTATCGCGGCATGGGCTCGCTCGGTGCGATGCAGTCGCGCGGCCAGGCCAAGTCGTACTCGAAGGATCGCTACGGGCTGGACGACGTGCTCTCCGACGACAAGCTGGTGCCGCAGGGGATCGAGGGCCAGGTGCCCTACCGCGGTCCGCTGGAGGCGGTCGCGCACCAGCTGGTCGGTGGCCTCGCCGCGTCGATGGGATACGTCGGCGCGACGACAGTCGAGGAGCTGCAGCGGCGTGGCAAGCTGCTCCGGATCACCGCGTCCGGCCTGCGCGAGTCCCACCCCCACGACGTGCAGATGACCGTCGAGGCGCCGAACTACTCGGGCCACTGATGCAGATCGGGATGGGAAAGGCCGCCAGAGCGGCATACCACCTCGAGGACGTCGCGGTGGTGCCGTCTCGGCGTACGCGCGATGTCGACGAGGTCTCCACGCACTGGCAGATCGACGCGTTCCGCTTCGACATCCCGCTGGTGGCGCATCCGTCCGACGCCATCATGAGCCCGGAGACCGCGGTCGCGGTCGGCCAGCTCGGCGGTCTCGGCGTACTGGATGCCGAGGGCTTGTGGTGCCGTTACGAGGATCCGCTGCCGGTGCTCGCGGAAATTTCCGAAAAAGCCGACGGCTCGACCGCGTTTCTGCAGAAAACCTACGCCGAGCCGGTGAAAACCGAGCTGATCCAGGAACGGATCCGGCAGATTCGGGAAAGCGGCGTGACCACCGCGGTGCGGATTTCCCCGCAACACACGCAGGATCTCGCGCCACATGTGCTGTCCGCTGGCGTGGACCTGCTGGTCATCCAGGGCACCATCGTGTCGGCCGAGCATGTGTCCACAGTGGACAGTGCGTTGAACCTGAAGCAGTTCATCGCGGATCTGGACACGCCGGTGATCGTCGGCGGCTGTGCCGACTACAAGACCGCGATGCACCTGATGCGCACCGGCGCCGCCGGCGTCATCGTCGGCGTCGGCGCCGACGCGTGGAGCACATCCGATCGCGTTCTGGGCATCCGCGTACCGATGGCGACCGCGATCGCCGACGCGGCGGCGGCGCGGCGCGACTACCTGGACGAGACCGGCGGCCGATACGTGCACGTCATCGCCGACGGCGACCTGACTTTCAGCGGCGACATCGCCAAGGCGATCGCCTGCGGTGCCGACGCGGTGATGCTTGGTGAGCCGCTGTCCGGCGCGCACGAGGCGCCGGCTGGTGGCGCCTGGTGGCAATCGGTTGCAGCGCACCCCAAGCTGCCGCGCGGCCAGTTCGCCGCCGCGGCGGGTGAGCCGGTCGGTTCGCTGCGCGAGGTGCTGCTCGGTCCGGCCGACAGTCCGGACGGCGACAAGAACCTTTTCGGTGCGCTGCGCCGGGTGATGGCGAAGACCGGTTATTCGGATCTGAAGGAATTCCAGAAAGTCGAGTTGGTGCTCGACCTGCACTGATCTGCGTACGACTTTGTATGCATCGCGACCGCGTCGCCTCGGCTGGCAGGCAAGGAAAATCTGTGCGGCAAAAGATTGCCGCGTCAACCATCAACCGTATCGACATCAGATGTCGACGCAGAGTCGCAGCGTCGCTACACCGTGGTAATGCGGCGTGTGTTACTTATCGCACTGGGATGTTCTGACCACATTTTTGCTGCAGATTCCTAGCCGAAACACCGCGGTTTCTGGCACCATGGGTCGTCGCCTACACCGGCGTAGCGATGGCTCACGATTGCACGAAACTGGCATACGTTCTGAGACGTCGACCGCGGGGGGACCGGTCGCAGTTGTAATCCGCCCCTGCCCTGGGGCGTGAAGGAGGCAAATGTCGTCCATGCGGCTGGGCGGCACGCAACGTGCCCCGGGTGGTTTACGTAGTTCGCTCCTGGCGATCGGCGCCGCGGCCTTCGAACAGGGTGAAGGCGCTCGGGTCGGAGCGCACCGTCGGCGCCGCGGTGCCGACTCTCGTACGGTCCTCGCGCTGCTGATCACCACCGGTCTGGTGGGTGTCGCTCTCGTCGTCCAACAGTGGTGGGTCGCCGCGCTGCTCACCGTCGGTCTCGGTGCCGGGCTCTGCTGGGTCACCGGCCAGCGCCGGCACAGCGTCGTCGGCGCCGCGGCCGCGATGATCTGGTGGGCCGCCACCGCGCCGCTGGTCAGCGCTGCCGCCTCGTACGGCCCGCCGACCGCGGACCAGTTCGTCCTGCTGACCCGCACCACCGGCGTCGTGGTCTTCACCGGCGCCGTCGTGTGGTTGCTCGCGGTCCTGCTGCCGTCCCGCAGCTCCTGGCTCAGCATCATGGTGTGCTGGGCCCTCAACGCTTCCCTGGCCGGCCCGCTGGCGCTGCTCGCGCCCGGCGTCACAGTGCTGATCGGATGGTCCATGATGGCCGCGTACCTGGCCTGGCGCACCGGCGCCATCGGCGCGTACGTCCAGCGGGTGCGCGAGCGCGCCCGGGTGTCCCGGCTCTACGAGCAGTCGACCACCGAGCAACGCGAGATCATCGACCGGCTGGCCGACGTGCCGCGCCGGGCCACCGTGCTGCACCAGATGTCGGTGCCGCGCGACTTCGGCGCCCGGCTGCAGTTCGACGCGTACGTCGTCGCGCAGACCGGTGTCTATGGCGTGATGGTCGCCGACGCGATCGGCCGGCTGCAGCTGAACGTCTCCGCGACCCGCCGGGTCGCGGTCGAGAATCGCAGCATGGACGACCTGCTGCTGGACGCCGCGGTGAGTGCGTACGCGGTGTCCGACGCGCTGCGCGTACGCGTGCTGCCGCTGGTGGCGCTGCCTGGCGCGACCTTCCCGCCGCAGTATCCAGGCGTCGTACCAGCCACCGTCTCGCCGCGTGAGCTGGACTCACCGGTCGATGTGACGATGCTGGAGCCGACGCTGTTGGTCGACCGGATCTGCCACGGCGAGACGATCTACACCTCGGCGCAGCTGGACATGATCGTCCGGCGGGCCAGGTCGGTGCTCTATCCGACCGAACAGGCGCCGGTGCGCCGGCTGCCGGTCCCACCGCACGAGCTGCCCGCCGTGCCGCTGGCCGCTCCACCGGCCGCCATGCCGATGGACCTGCCGGTGGACTCGCCGCCTCCGCCGCCGATCCCGCTGGTGCCGCGGCACTCGCCGAGCTCGCCGAATCCGCAGGTCACCCGCCGTAAGGTCGCGCAGGCCCTGCAGCGCCAGACGCCGGTGCGTACCGACTTCCCGCGGATCCAGCCGAGCCAGCCGGAGCCACCGGTGTCCAGCGCGCCGACCTGGGACGACGCGGTGTGGCAGCAGCCCGGTGGCAGCGAGTCGCTGGCCAACCAGCAGGCCTGGAAGCCCTACCAGGTGGCCGACCGGGTCGCCGCTCCGCCGGAGCCGGCCAGCTCCGCGGTGACCGTACCGGTCGGCACCGACCACCCCGAGCAGATCCTCGGCCCCGGCGTCGAGGTCATGTGGTTCGACGACAGCGGCGCCTGGTCGGGCTGGGTCTGCGCGACCGGCGTGGTGCGGCTGTCACACGTGCCGAACGGCGCGGTCGACACCGGTCTGACGCCAGGTGACCGCGTGGTGTGGGTCGTGGCCCGTACCGAATGGGATCGCGCGATCGCGGAGAACCGGGCCGTCAGCCCGGCGCTCATCCAGCCCGTACGCGCGGAGCTCCTGCAGATCGTCTGAGCCCTCACCGCCACATGCACGCATGGCCACCATGCGTGCGTCTGGCGGGGCGAGGTGCACGCATGGCCACCATGCGTGCGTTGGACGCACGCATGGTGGCCATGCGGGTATCGCGACCAAGATCAACTTTCGAAACTTGTGTAAGTTTCCACGCGAACCCACCCCCCACCCGATTTGGGTGGGGGCCCAGATTGGCGGGTGGGTACGACAGTTTCGCGCCGTAGCGGGTAACGGGCGGTCAGGACGGTGTGGCTGCTGGGGCGCTGACGGACGGCGTCGGCTGGGGGACGCGGGACTGCGTCACCGACAGGAAGTACGCCAGCGCTCCGATCACCACGACCGCCGCCGCGACTCCAACCAGCACGATCACGGTGAACCGTACGTCTGGCCGGGCCTTCGACCGCTCGACCGGAGCCAACGCCACCGCACCCGTGCGCAGGTCGATGACCACCTCGATACGTTGGCCGTGCCGGTAAGTCCGGTCGTCGGCGACGGTGAGCTCGGCGGGCAACTCAGGCGCGGCTGGATCGCGCGGATCCTCGACCGCGACCCGCAGCTCCACATAGCGCCGCGGCCGGGCATTGGCGGAGGCGCGACGCCACACCGCGACGGCGGCCAGTACGGTCGCCGTAGTGCGGCTGCTGGACAACGCTCTCCTAGGGTCTGTTTCGAAGTCCCACGCGGCGATAGCCGAGCCCAAACGCCACCTGGCGGCACGGCGGGACCGCCCACGTGGCGCTGCCACGCCGGGCGGTCCCGCCACACCGCCAGACGACGTTTGGATCTCGACTCTCATCCACGTGGGACTCCGAAACAGACCCTAGAGGGTTTGGCCAGAATCTGTCCGGGTGGCAATCTATCGTGAACCGGACGCGAGGATCGGCGGGAACGGGGTGACACGAGTGGCATCGGGTAACTCCGGTGGACTGCTGGGGCGGCTGCTGCGGCGGTCGTCGGAAGGTGCCGACAGCGTCTTTGTCGGCAAGATCGGCGAGGATCCCGAGCGTGAGCAGCAGCAGCTGCGGATCCGCCGGCTGGTCAGCTGGTTGGTGCTGATCTTCGCGGCCGCCGGGGTGCTCACGCTGGTCGCGTCGTGCGTGGCGACGGTACGCAGCACCGCCGGCTGGACGGCCTGGCTGGTGCCGCTGGCCTGCCTGGTGATCTGCGCCGTGCTGTACCTGCTCGACCGGCGGCTGTCCGACCATCCACCGATGTCGGTGGAGGTGCCGGTCAACCTGGAGCCGGTGCTCAAGGAGATGACCATCGCCTGCGTGGACATCGACCGGCTGAGCGGCCAGCTCTTCGACACCGAGCGGGCCACCCAGGTGCTGGGCGGCGTGCACGCGCGTACGGACGAGAGCATCGAGGCCGCCGGCGAGGCGCTCACCGCCGAGCGGTCCGGCGACATCCAGCGGTCGGTCGAGCTCCGCGAGCAGATCCGGATCAGGGCCCAGGCGGTGCTGGACCTGCGCGACGAGATGCTGGTGCAGGCTGGCGAGGCGGTGCCGTACGAGGAACCGGTCGCGTACGACCCCATCCCGCAACAGCAGCAGCAACCGCAACCGATGGCGCCGGCCGAACCGGCCGGACGTTCGGTGGCCGGCGCCGAACCGACCGTCGACCCCTGGCAGTATCGGCCCGACCAGACCGCCCAGCCGGCGGCCGGTTATCCACAGGCGCCGGCTTATCCCGATAAGCCGATTTCATCACCCTCGGTAGCCGCCGGCGGCGCGCAGCATCCGGCGCAGCCGGCCGCTCGGCCGGCCGGAGACCCCGGCCTGCCTGCAGGTTCCGGTCAGACGCCATTCACAGACGGTGCCGAAGGTGATAGTTCGCCCAACCGGCTCTGATCTCGGCCGGATATCTGGGACCATGGAACGTGCCGGCGTCTTCACACCGCGTGAGGATGTGGCTGTGGACGGGTTGCACGGAGCGGTCCCCGCAACCGCGATGATGGTAGGTAGCGCGCGAAACGGACGCCGCGGTCCACCCGGGCCACGGCATGAGAGGCGAGACGGAGAGTTCTCCTGATGACCAACGACGGCGTGCGTGGCCGCGACGGCGGACCCGCACCCTCGACCACCCCGCCGGGTGGCCAGCCGTCCGGTGAGGGCGACGACCCGAAC
Proteins encoded:
- the shbA gene encoding RNA polymerase sigma factor ShbA, with the translated sequence MDGKDGERELSAIAARAAADDSEAIGELLTRIRPMVVRYCRARLGRTGGGAYTTADDVAQEVCIAVMSALPRYRDVGRPFSAFVFGIASHKVSDAHRGASRDLSQPVEVLPDVIDSANDPEQAALAADRAARVHELLNTLSDIQREVVLLRVAVGLSAEEAGAVLGMSPGAVRVAQHRALNRLRDMVQSSADEVPA
- a CDS encoding DUF5319 domain-containing protein, with protein sequence MHEEPIDPFAGDPADPARAIDDPEPEQALPLSPAERQDVLDDLSDLEVYEALLAPRGYRGVVVDCQDCQIPHYFGWHLLRANLRHLLEVGESRVHEPAYNPDPAHYVTFDYARGYADGVQDSLGSGHHDD
- the guaB gene encoding IMP dehydrogenase yields the protein MAEHTRDFPPVPDMDLPIGLTFDDVLLLPAESHIAPSAADTTTRLTREISLRIPLLSSAMDTVTEARMAIAMARQGGIGVLHRNLSAEDQASQADLVKRSEAGMVSNPITCSPDDTLADVDRLCAKFRISGVPVVEGGGVLVGIVTNRDMRFETDFARTVREVMTPMPLVTAPVGVAADEALALLRQHKVEKLPLVDENGRLSGMITVKDFAKREAYPLATKDGSGRLMVAAAVGVGDDAYKRSRLLVDAGVDVLIVDTAHGHSQAVLDMVALLKRETEVQVIGGNVATEEGARALVDAGADAVKVGVGPGSICTTRVVAGVGVPQVTAINNAAKAARPAGVPVIGDGGITSSGDIAKALVAGADTVMLGSLLAGVAESPGELIFINGKQFKAYRGMGSLGAMQSRGQAKSYSKDRYGLDDVLSDDKLVPQGIEGQVPYRGPLEAVAHQLVGGLAASMGYVGATTVEELQRRGKLLRITASGLRESHPHDVQMTVEAPNYSGH
- a CDS encoding GuaB3 family IMP dehydrogenase-related protein; the protein is MQIGMGKAARAAYHLEDVAVVPSRRTRDVDEVSTHWQIDAFRFDIPLVAHPSDAIMSPETAVAVGQLGGLGVLDAEGLWCRYEDPLPVLAEISEKADGSTAFLQKTYAEPVKTELIQERIRQIRESGVTTAVRISPQHTQDLAPHVLSAGVDLLVIQGTIVSAEHVSTVDSALNLKQFIADLDTPVIVGGCADYKTAMHLMRTGAAGVIVGVGADAWSTSDRVLGIRVPMATAIADAAAARRDYLDETGGRYVHVIADGDLTFSGDIAKAIACGADAVMLGEPLSGAHEAPAGGAWWQSVAAHPKLPRGQFAAAAGEPVGSLREVLLGPADSPDGDKNLFGALRRVMAKTGYSDLKEFQKVELVLDLH